From the bacterium genome, one window contains:
- a CDS encoding efflux RND transporter permease subunit, with translation MKLADSSIRHPVFITMAVLAIIVLGLVSYSRLPVEFFPDISLPIVAVTTPYPGAAPEDVESQVSKPIEEALSVLKGVRKVRSTSTEGVSIVIVEFELEMSAKEMAAEVREKVSNIRRTLPNDILEPQYEKFDPSDQPIITYSFVSPKTNLSPSQIRYLIENKIKPFLERIDGVAAVTMTGGEEREIEIAVRRSDLELYEITMPDVIRTLKAANIEMPGGRFTSNTQELLLKTNAKILDPDELRNLIIKEVNGFPVRVRDLATVRDGYKETRQLSRTNNTPSVTIDIRKQSGTNTVTVAQRIHQEMERLAEEYPQIQPVLASDDSIFVKASRDEMVLALLEGIVLASLVVLLFFRDIRGTLITVAGLPICVIGTFIFLLLFGYTINLITLLALSLSIGLLIDDAIVVRENIFRWMEKGKSPFEAAREATSEVALAVLATTMTVVAVFLPIAFTQGMAGKFFRQFGVTISVAVIISLLEAFTLAPMLSAFFFKKSISKMKEKKSRIELFISGLDSEYRKLLEWSLNHRWWIIGIATVTMIGTIFIIPLVGIGGDSKGDRGMYSVVVEAPQGISLSEMNRRVVEVEDIVKKHPRTKDYFTTIGTSDGSSNQAAIMVKIDQLVTKKVMNDIRPLLKAVPGVQVSVEEVSGVRNKSATIQQRPIQLNIQGPETKVLQQISSDFQTRMREVSGLVDVDNSLRSGKPEFQYTVKREVLAKYGVTASEVAAVVRSMVNGETATKYRDGDDEIEVNVRLRPEDRTDPSQLLSIRYPLKNGTSIPLSEIVALRETVGPAQINRQDRTRQVVIAANITPERGLGDVADDIKAKLSDYRLPSGYTLKYEGQVSQNKESFTNLFLALFLAILFVYMVLASQFNSYLHPFTIMLALPLAVIGGFIGLLFTGRNFDMIAFIGLILLMGIVTKNSILLVDFANQLRTKGATVREALLEAGPVRLRPILMTTLAMIGGMIPTALGLGSAASFRVSLGVVVIGGIVSSTVLTLVVIPVAYEMFEGIKRWMGFHDSFTEESRKKQWEVISK, from the coding sequence ATGAAACTCGCCGACAGTTCGATTCGACACCCGGTCTTTATCACAATGGCAGTATTGGCGATCATTGTGTTAGGGTTGGTGAGCTATTCCCGGTTGCCGGTGGAATTTTTTCCCGACATATCATTACCGATTGTTGCCGTGACGACTCCTTATCCAGGTGCAGCTCCCGAAGATGTTGAGAGTCAAGTATCCAAACCGATTGAAGAGGCGTTGTCGGTATTAAAAGGGGTAAGAAAGGTTCGCTCGACATCAACCGAAGGGGTTTCCATCGTCATCGTCGAATTTGAATTGGAGATGAGTGCGAAAGAGATGGCGGCGGAGGTCCGGGAGAAAGTATCGAACATACGGCGAACACTACCAAACGATATTCTCGAACCTCAGTATGAGAAGTTTGATCCCTCCGATCAACCGATTATTACCTACTCATTTGTATCTCCCAAAACAAATCTAAGTCCCAGTCAAATCCGTTACCTGATCGAAAACAAAATCAAACCGTTCCTCGAGCGAATCGATGGCGTCGCCGCAGTGACGATGACTGGTGGCGAAGAACGTGAAATCGAGATTGCGGTACGCCGTAGTGATCTCGAATTGTATGAAATCACGATGCCTGATGTGATACGTACCCTAAAAGCGGCAAACATTGAAATGCCTGGGGGACGCTTTACATCAAATACACAAGAGTTGCTGTTAAAAACCAATGCAAAGATTCTCGATCCCGATGAGCTGCGAAATCTGATTATAAAAGAGGTCAACGGTTTTCCAGTTCGAGTAAGGGATTTGGCAACTGTTCGCGATGGATACAAAGAAACCCGGCAACTCTCGCGAACAAATAATACCCCTTCGGTTACCATCGACATACGCAAGCAGTCAGGGACTAACACGGTTACGGTTGCCCAGCGCATTCATCAGGAAATGGAGCGGTTGGCGGAGGAGTATCCTCAGATACAACCGGTTTTAGCTTCGGACGATTCGATTTTTGTGAAAGCTTCCCGTGATGAAATGGTACTCGCATTATTGGAAGGCATTGTATTAGCATCATTGGTCGTTTTGCTTTTCTTTCGTGATATCCGTGGTACCCTCATTACAGTGGCAGGATTGCCGATTTGTGTGATAGGTACATTCATTTTTCTGCTACTCTTCGGTTACACGATTAACTTGATTACACTGCTCGCGCTCTCACTCTCGATTGGATTGCTCATCGACGATGCGATAGTCGTTCGGGAAAACATATTCCGCTGGATGGAGAAAGGGAAATCACCGTTTGAAGCGGCACGGGAAGCGACTTCAGAAGTCGCGTTAGCAGTATTGGCAACTACAATGACAGTTGTTGCAGTCTTCCTCCCCATTGCGTTTACTCAAGGAATGGCGGGAAAATTCTTTCGTCAATTCGGAGTTACGATCTCAGTTGCTGTGATTATATCGTTGTTGGAGGCGTTCACGCTCGCTCCGATGTTGTCGGCATTTTTCTTTAAGAAGTCTATAAGCAAGATGAAGGAAAAGAAGAGTCGCATTGAACTATTCATTAGTGGATTGGATAGCGAATACCGGAAACTGTTGGAATGGTCGCTCAATCATCGCTGGTGGATCATTGGTATTGCGACTGTTACCATGATCGGTACCATTTTTATCATTCCGTTAGTAGGGATTGGCGGCGACTCAAAAGGGGATCGCGGCATGTATTCGGTCGTGGTGGAAGCGCCACAGGGAATATCGCTTTCTGAGATGAACCGACGGGTGGTAGAAGTGGAAGACATCGTTAAAAAACATCCTCGAACGAAGGATTACTTCACTACTATCGGCACCAGTGATGGTTCTTCCAATCAAGCGGCGATTATGGTGAAGATTGATCAATTGGTTACGAAAAAAGTGATGAACGATATCCGTCCGCTGTTGAAAGCAGTGCCGGGTGTACAAGTATCGGTGGAAGAAGTATCCGGCGTGCGGAATAAATCGGCAACGATTCAACAACGTCCAATCCAGTTAAATATCCAAGGACCTGAGACAAAAGTTCTTCAGCAAATCTCAAGCGATTTTCAAACCCGAATGCGGGAAGTGTCGGGATTGGTTGACGTCGACAATTCCTTGCGCAGTGGAAAACCGGAATTCCAGTACACTGTAAAGCGCGAAGTCTTAGCGAAGTATGGCGTGACAGCTTCAGAGGTGGCGGCGGTTGTGCGTTCGATGGTGAATGGCGAGACGGCGACGAAATACCGAGACGGCGACGACGAGATTGAAGTAAATGTACGTTTGCGACCGGAAGATCGCACTGACCCCTCCCAACTACTCTCGATTCGATATCCCCTGAAAAACGGAACGAGTATTCCGCTCAGTGAAATTGTTGCGCTAAGAGAAACTGTTGGACCGGCGCAAATCAACCGGCAGGATCGTACGCGACAAGTGGTGATTGCGGCTAATATTACACCGGAGCGCGGCTTAGGCGATGTTGCCGATGACATCAAAGCAAAGCTCAGTGATTACCGACTTCCGAGTGGCTATACTTTGAAGTATGAGGGGCAAGTTTCGCAGAACAAAGAGAGCTTTACGAATTTATTCCTTGCGCTCTTTTTGGCAATTCTCTTTGTCTATATGGTGTTGGCTTCGCAATTCAACTCCTATCTTCATCCGTTTACAATTATGTTGGCGCTGCCGCTTGCCGTTATTGGCGGTTTCATTGGGCTATTGTTTACCGGTAGAAATTTCGATATGATTGCGTTCATCGGGTTGATTCTGCTGATGGGCATCGTTACGAAGAATTCAATTCTGTTGGTTGATTTTGCTAATCAACTACGGACTAAAGGGGCAACCGTGCGCGAGGCGTTGTTGGAAGCCGGACCAGTTCGATTACGACCGATTCTCATGACGACATTAGCAATGATTGGTGGGATGATTCCGACTGCGTTGGGATTAGGATCAGCAGCATCGTTCCGGGTATCATTAGGAGTTGTCGTAATCGGTGGAATTGTTTCTTCGACAGTTCTGAC